A window of the Diorhabda carinulata isolate Delta chromosome 1, icDioCari1.1, whole genome shotgun sequence genome harbors these coding sequences:
- the LOC130897784 gene encoding protein tipE, with amino-acid sequence MRSSSSELLLDQQEELRRQKIKELAAAKKSKNSTGRSCREQAIFYSTSVLAVIAMSAGSSLLFLVPLYVDPAISTLASNFVTEPVTCITTRIEELSGLANCSWSSCREGCTSDAYHCTHIYVSYNNSKEEPYNQTDDAVLLVNIKGCGYPPSVLCLNFTETYGVEGTEFPCYHSRQNRTVVLTHYERDEQIAIIINYFAVPFIITLATSVALCVMHCDCRCHPTTHHKRPRRPRIQNLSDGSINMGVDLRHNTSYHSDLVAIRST; translated from the exons GAACTAGCAGCtgccaaaaaatcaaaaaattcaacTGGACGATCATGTCGAGAACAAGCTATTTTTTATTCTACAAGTGTTTTAGCAGTAATCGCAATGTCTGCCGgatcatcattattatttttagtaccTTTATATGTTGATCCAGCAATATCAACTTTGGCCTCAAATTTTGTAACTGAACCAGTTACATGTATAACAACTAGGATAGAAGAACTCAGCGGCTTAGCTAATTGTTCGTGGAGTTCTTGCCGGGAAGGGTGCACCAGTGATGCTTATCATTGTACCCACATATACGTGAGTTATAATAATAGCAAA GAAGAACCTTACAATCAAACTGACGATGCAGTCTTATTAGTGAACATCAAAGGATGCGGGTATCCTCCTAGTGTATTATGTCTCAATTTCACCGAAACATACGGAGTTGAGGGCACTGAGTTTCCTTGTTATCATTCGCGTCAGAATCGTACTGTAGTACTAACTCATTATGAAAGAGATGAACAGATTGCtatcataattaattatttcgcTGTACCTTTTATAATTACTTTAGCCACATCTGTGGCTCTTTGCGTAATGCACTGTGACTGCCGATGTCATCCTACGACTCACCATAAAAGACCTCGACGTCCACGGATTCAAAATTTGAGTGATGGCTCCATAAACATGGGAGTCGATCTCAGGCATAATACCAGCTATCATTCAGATTTAGTAGCTATTAGATCGACGTAA